A single genomic interval of Chryseobacterium paludis harbors:
- a CDS encoding rhamnogalacturonan lyase: MNLKFNFILITVLFSQVLSAQRQMEYLKRGIIAIPAESGIFVSWRLLGSEPQNTQFDLYRVENNKSKKLNEKILLNETNFLDKTADKAKNYTYFVKSNTPDKTLDMDSARYVASQKPYFSIPLKTPAGYTPNDISVADLDGDGAYEIILHQTGQSRDNSQKGFTDPPVIQAYKLNGDLLWEINLGKNIREGAHYTQFLVYDLDQDGKAEIVMKTADGTKDSRGKYIGDPKKDWRNENGFILSGPEYMTVFDGQTGEEINTVDYVVPRFPNNLNPSPEQLTETWGDAKGNRVDRFLGAVGYLDGKHPSVIMSRGYYTRTAMAAWDYKNKKLSLRWLFDTESSEENKKFRGQGNHNLSIADVDNDGKDEIIFGAMTIDDNGTVLNSTGYGHGDALHVGDLDPSHPGLEIFDIQERFDDAGAHFRDGATGKVLWKLPSLIYSKQGKFQGPGRGLSLNIDPRHEGSECWAAGAGVKGLYDAKGNKISDKNPACNMGVYWDGDFLSEILDGTVVSKWDWKKENTNIIFDAKDFQCESNNGTKKNPSLVADLFGDWREELIYRTSDNQELRIFSSTLPTHHRLYTLMHNPQYRLSIVWQNVGYNQPPHTDYYLDESVSKIPNPNIITVKTKN; encoded by the coding sequence ATGAACTTAAAATTTAATTTTATCTTAATTACAGTTCTTTTTTCACAAGTACTCTCAGCACAAAGACAAATGGAGTATTTGAAAAGAGGAATTATAGCCATACCTGCAGAATCAGGGATTTTTGTCAGCTGGAGGTTATTAGGTTCGGAGCCTCAAAACACTCAGTTTGACCTATATCGTGTTGAAAATAACAAGAGCAAAAAATTGAATGAAAAGATATTGCTCAACGAAACAAATTTTTTAGATAAAACGGCAGATAAAGCAAAGAATTATACTTATTTCGTGAAATCCAATACCCCAGATAAAACCTTGGATATGGACTCTGCCCGATATGTTGCTTCTCAAAAGCCCTATTTTTCCATTCCTTTAAAAACACCAGCCGGCTATACACCAAATGATATATCTGTAGCAGATCTGGATGGAGACGGTGCTTATGAAATCATCCTTCATCAAACCGGACAATCCCGTGATAATAGTCAGAAAGGCTTTACAGATCCTCCGGTTATTCAGGCATATAAGTTAAACGGTGATTTGTTATGGGAAATTAATTTAGGTAAAAACATCAGGGAAGGGGCTCATTATACTCAGTTTCTGGTATACGATTTAGATCAGGACGGTAAAGCGGAGATCGTGATGAAAACGGCAGATGGTACCAAAGACAGCAGAGGGAAATATATTGGTGATCCCAAAAAAGATTGGCGAAATGAAAATGGATTTATACTTTCAGGACCTGAGTATATGACTGTTTTCGATGGTCAGACTGGTGAGGAAATAAATACAGTAGACTATGTCGTCCCAAGGTTTCCGAACAATCTGAATCCATCTCCGGAACAGCTTACAGAGACTTGGGGCGATGCAAAAGGCAATCGTGTAGATCGATTTCTGGGTGCAGTGGGTTATTTAGATGGTAAGCATCCGAGTGTTATTATGTCGAGAGGTTACTATACCCGTACAGCGATGGCAGCCTGGGACTACAAAAATAAGAAGTTGAGTTTACGATGGTTATTCGATACAGAAAGTTCAGAAGAAAATAAAAAATTCAGAGGACAGGGAAACCATAACCTGAGTATTGCAGATGTTGATAATGATGGAAAAGATGAAATTATTTTTGGCGCAATGACTATCGATGACAACGGAACGGTATTGAACAGTACCGGATATGGTCATGGAGATGCTCTGCATGTCGGGGATTTGGATCCCTCTCATCCCGGATTGGAAATTTTTGATATTCAGGAAAGGTTTGATGATGCCGGTGCACATTTCAGAGATGGGGCAACAGGAAAAGTATTATGGAAATTGCCATCCTTGATATACAGTAAACAGGGCAAATTTCAGGGTCCCGGGAGAGGATTGTCTCTGAATATAGATCCCCGGCATGAAGGTTCTGAGTGTTGGGCCGCAGGAGCTGGAGTTAAAGGTCTTTATGATGCCAAAGGAAATAAAATCAGTGATAAAAATCCAGCCTGTAATATGGGTGTCTATTGGGATGGAGATTTTTTAAGCGAAATTTTAGACGGTACTGTAGTGTCAAAATGGGATTGGAAGAAAGAGAATACAAATATTATATTTGACGCCAAAGATTTCCAATGTGAATCAAATAACGGAACGAAAAAAAATCCATCTTTAGTTGCAGATTTATTCGGTGACTGGCGGGAAGAATTAATATACAGAACGTCAGACAATCAGGAACTCCGGATCTTCAGTTCAACACTTCCAACACATCACCGTTTGTATACCCTGATGCACAATCCACAATACCGGTTGAGTATCGTATGGCAGAATGTAGGCTATAATCAGCCTCCACATACTGATTATTATCTGGATGAATCTGTTTCAAAAATTCCAAATCCAAACATCATTACTGTAAAAACTAAAAATTAA
- a CDS encoding lacto-N-biose phosphorylase central domain-containing protein, whose product MSKHKIVKSLAVGTFMLTFGFSYSQKKPKVVLDNFFNNEKKENKETKEIESWHYTWNDKTNGGFSLLGEIFIKQGASISSLKNAPTQADLKNADIYIIVDADIDKEAFEGKANLIDPTTIKNVVKWVKAGGVLVLLSNDHGNSEFEHFNQLAGEFGIHFNDDSYNRVQGKEFEQGAVHVREGNEVFSAQKLYMKEVSSITVKEPAKTLLSAEGKNIAAIAKFGKGTVFALGDPWCYNEYTDGKKLPADFTNFQGAEEFVKWLIKQSK is encoded by the coding sequence ATGAGTAAACATAAAATAGTAAAGTCATTAGCAGTTGGAACCTTCATGTTGACATTCGGATTTTCGTATTCACAGAAAAAACCAAAAGTAGTTTTAGATAATTTTTTCAACAATGAAAAAAAAGAAAACAAAGAAACGAAGGAAATAGAATCCTGGCATTACACGTGGAATGATAAGACCAATGGTGGGTTTTCATTATTAGGAGAAATCTTTATAAAACAGGGTGCATCAATCAGTTCTCTTAAAAATGCTCCTACACAGGCAGACCTGAAAAACGCAGATATTTACATTATTGTAGATGCAGATATTGACAAAGAAGCTTTTGAAGGAAAGGCCAATTTAATAGATCCTACGACCATTAAAAATGTGGTAAAATGGGTAAAAGCAGGTGGGGTATTGGTTTTGTTAAGTAATGATCATGGCAATTCTGAATTTGAACACTTTAACCAGCTGGCGGGAGAGTTTGGGATTCATTTTAATGACGATAGCTACAATAGAGTTCAAGGGAAAGAATTTGAACAGGGTGCAGTACATGTTCGAGAGGGAAATGAAGTTTTTTCTGCACAAAAATTATACATGAAAGAAGTGAGTTCAATCACTGTAAAAGAGCCTGCAAAAACTTTATTATCTGCGGAAGGTAAAAACATTGCAGCCATTGCGAAGTTTGGAAAAGGAACCGTTTTCGCTCTGGGAGATCCGTGGTGTTACAACGAATATACGGACGGTAAAAAATTACCTGCCGATTTCACCAATTTCCAGGGAGCTGAAGAGTTTGTGAAATGGCTGATCAAACAAAGTAAATAA